Part of the Faecalibacterium duncaniae genome, CCGGCTTCTCTGGCCGGGGAGCCGGAAAAGCAGGCAATAAAAAAGGCAGCTGACCCAACGGCCAGCCGCCCAAAAGATCAATATTCAGCCAAACAGGCTCGTCCACCAATCCTGACTGCTGCTTTCCTCGCCAGCAGCGGCTTCAGTCTCTGCCACAGTCTCAGTTTCCGCGGCAGCTTCCTCCGCCTGCACAGCCTCTTCCAGAAGCTCCAGACCATCGTCATTGCCATCCTCGGTGATGTACCAATAGCAGGACGCGCCGCCAATGGAGATGCTGGCGGCAGACAGCGGCACACGGCCAGAGGCAACGCCGTTGGAAGGATCGGAACAGTAGAACACGCCGTCGGTGTAGTCCGTCAGGAGCACGGCATGGGGTCTGGTGCGGTCGTACAGCACGATGCCCTCCGGATGCTCTGCCAGAATGGAGACCAGCGCTTCCGTCTTGGCCGCCTTGCCCGAAGGCAGGGTCGCATAACCCACATGCATATCGTTGTATGTAAAGCTGTGGGAGAGCCCGCCTGACCAGGCCGTGCTCTTGATGCCGTTTTCGGTCACATCCACCCAGCTGTCCATCCCATCCAGATAAGCCCGGCGGCGAAGCATCATTGCGGCAGAGGCCAGGGTGCAGGTGCCGCCCCGGCTCTGTTTGAAGTAGAACCCAACATCAACGTTCAGGTCCACGGCCAATGCCCCGGGGAGCAGCACGGCCATCAGGGCCATCGTTGCAAGCAGGGCAGCGAGAGTTTTCCGAAGTTTGCTTCCAAAGTGCTTGGCTGTTTCCACGTCAGTATCCTTTCTTCACAAAAGAGCGTTTCATTCACTGGTGTAAAGTATATCATTCTGTTACTCTTTTGTAAACAGTTTTGCAGCCATTTTCTCAATATTTACACGCTTTGGTCACAATTCAAGGGCAGATTGCACAATCGTACAGTGAAGTGGTTGGTTATTTGCTACAAAAGTCCGGAAAAGTTTTTCATTGTGCTTTCCGCTTTTCTTCCCAACTGCCGGTTTCTTTTTCAACGCAATTATGGTATAATCTGCCCTGAAGTTGAATTTTCAGGAGCATTTATATATGAAAGCAACCATCGTCATCCCCAACATCAACGGCAAAGGCTGGCTCAAGGACTCCATCGAGTCGGTCTACGCCCAGACAGAGCAGGATTTTGAGCTCATCATCGTGGACAACGGTTCCACCGATGAAAGTCTGGAGCAGGCCCGCAGCTACTGCGGCCGCCCCAACTTCACCCTGATCGAAAACGGCACCAACACCGGCTTCTCCCACGCCGTGAATCAGGGCATTGCCCGGGCCAAGGGCGAGTATGTGGTCATGTTCAACAACGATGCCTTTGCCGAGCCCGAGTGGCTGGCCGAGCTCATCCGCACCGCCGAGACCGATCCCAAAATTTTTGCCGTGCAGAGCCTGATGCTCCGCCACTTTGAACGGGAGCTGGCCGACGATGCCGGTGATTACGTCACCTGGATGGGCTTTGCCTGCAAGACCGGCGACGGCCGCCGGGCCAGCCGCTACACCAAACAGAAGCGCATCTTCTCGGCCTGCGGCGGCGCGGCGCTCTACCGCAAGAGCATTCTGGAGGAGATCGGCACCTTTGACGAGAACTTCTTCGCCTACTTTGAGGATGTGGACCTGAGCTGGCGTGCCAACAACGCAGGCTACAAGTGTGTCCTCTGCCCCACCGCAAAATGCTACCACATCTGCGGTGCCAGCACCGGCGCGGTGAAGTACAACGCCTTCAAGAGCCAGCAGAGCGGCCGGAACAGCATCCTGCTCCCCCTCAAGAACGAGCCGCTGCTCATGCTCATCCTGAACTTTCTCCCGCTGGCGCTGGGCTATCTGCTCAAGTGCTACAAGTTCCACAAGCAGGGCTTTGGCGAAGCCTGGGACAAGGGAATGCACGAAGCCTTCGCCCTGCTCAAAGAGGGGCGGCTCGGCAAGCGCCCCTTCCGCCTGAAGGACCTGCCCAACTATATCCTCATGGAGCTGTGGATGGTCTGGAACATGGTGCCATACCTGTGGTATCGGCTGGTCGTGGTCAGGTTTGATCTGAAGTGATCTGGAAACAAAAACACCCCTGCGTGGAATGCTTCACACATTCCGTGCAGGGGTGTTCTGTCAGATTTCGGTTTTCGGTTATGCCGCCGGGCTCTCAGAGGAAGCCTCGGTGCTCTCCGCCGGGGTGCTCTCCGCCGCCTCTTCCACCGGGGCAGCCTCGTCAGCAACGGCGCTGGCGGCCACGCTGGCGGCGGCAGAATCGCCTGCGGTTGCAAGGATGGCATCGTTGACCTCACTCTCAGCCAGCGGGGCAGGCTCCGCGGCAGAGGCTGCACTGTCGGCGGATTCGGGCTTGGTCTCGCTGTCGGTCAGGCCGGTCAGGTACCAGCTGCCGCTCTGGCGGCTGAACAGGTAATCCATATACTTGGTGGGCGTGTCGGACGAGGTGTTCAGGATGCTGTCATCACTGCTCTGGGTGGGGATATAGCCCACGGTAACGTGGAGCAGGCCGTCCTTCTTGAACAGTCTGGTGACGGTAGCGCGGAAGGTGCCCACGCTGCCGGTGACGGGGATCTTATAGCACTGGGTCGTCTCATCGAACTCGACAGTCATGTCGTCCATCTCAAAGCTCTTGTGGGTCAGCTTGAAGCTGGGGCCCACCAGCTTTGCCAGATAGGCATCCACATCCACCGAGGGCAGCAGCAGCTGTTCGGTGTCGGGGTCCGTGTTGTAGTTATCAAAGCTTCCCTGGGTCTCCTGGATGCTGTACACGCAGCCCCAGACGGCGGCTTCGCGCAGGGTTAGGTCATCGATGTTCTCGATGCCGTCAAAGGGCAGCGGGTCGAACAGGACCAGACCTTCCAGCCGGTCCTCATATTCCGCTTTCTGCTGGGTGTCGTCAAACAGGGTGGCCACACCCTTCACACCGGCCCGCACGACCGTTACAATGCCCACCAGCGCCAGCACAGCGATCAGCAGGCCAAGGGTCTGCCGGGCGCGGCGGCGGTGGAGCCGGGCGTGTTCTTCCGGGGTCATATAGGTTTTCATATCCTTATCGTCTCCTAAATCAGGTCATCTTTTGGGGAAATACCAGCTTTCAGTATACCACAAACTGCCCGCCGGTGCAAAACCCGGGGCGTGGATTTTTTGTGAAAGCGCGATTTATTCCCACGTTTTCCAGATCTCGGGCTGGTAGCCCACGGTGGCCTTTTTGCCGTTGCGCACGATGGGCGTTTTGAAGAGCTGCTGATTCTCGAACAGCTTGTCCTCCTTCTGCCAATCCACCAGTGCATCCAGCAGGGCCAGCGTCTGCTTGTCCTTTGCCGCCGGGTTCACCAGCTGCTCCCAGCCGCCCAGCGCACGGGCCACGTTCTCAAACTCGCCCCGGCTCATCTCTTTTTCCTTCAGGTCGATCATCTGGAACTTGATGCCCCGCTCCTTGAAATAGCGCTGGGCTTTTTTGGTATCAAAGCACTTGCTGGTGCCAAAGATCTGAATGTTCATCGTTTTTCCTCCTGGATCCTGTGTGCTCTATTGTATCATATCTGCCGGAAAAAACCTAGGGATAATTCATCTTCTTTCCGTCCATACTTGCTTTATCACAAGCCGACCCTGAGATTGAACGAAGGGCGGGCCATTTCAGAAAGAGAGGAACTTCCCATGAAAGCATTCGTTGACCCCGATCTCTGCATCGGCTGCACCCAGTGCACCGGGATCTGCCCCGAGGTATTCCAGATGACAGGCATCCTGGCCGTCGCTGTGCCGGGCGAGCTGCCGCCCGACACCGTACCCACCGCCGTGGAAGCCGCACAGGCCTGCCCGGTGAGCGCCATCACCATCTCGGAGTAACCCCTTCACCTGCCTTCCCAACACGGGAGGGCATTTTTGTTTTTTCTGCAAAAATCCCCCGCTGGCCCCCATTTTGTGTTATACTATAAATTGAGTTATAATGCAATGGAGGAGACTGACTATGCGTTTACTGGTCATTGACGGCAACAGCATTGCCAACCGTGCCTTTTACGGCATCAAGCTGCTGACCACCAAGGACGGCCGCTATACCAATGCCATCTTCGGCTTTTTGAATATTATGAATTCCCTGCTCCGGGAGTGTGAGCCCGACGAGGTGGCCGTGGCCTTCGATCTGAAGCACCCCACCTTCCGCCACGAAATGTACGACGGCTACAAGGGCACCCGCCACGCCATGCCGGACGAGCTGGCCCAGCAGATGCCCATCCTGAAAGAACTGCTCACCGACCTGGGCTACCGCCAGGTATCGGCAAAAGGCTGGGAGGCCGACGACATTCTGGGCACGCTGGCCGCTGCCTGCGAGGCCCGCAGGGACGACTGCTTTCTGGCCACGGGAGACCGCGACAGCCTGCAGCTGGTGAGTGAGACCACCACCGTGCTGCTGGCCACCAGCGCCATGGGCCGCAGCAAAACGGAGACCATGGATCTGGATGCCATCCACGAAAAGTACGGCATTGAGCCCAAGCAGCTCATCGAGGTGAAGAGCCTGATGGGCGACACCTCCGACAACATCCCGGGTGTGAAGGGCATCGGCGAAAAGACCGCCATGACTCTGGTCAAGAACTTCGGCACCCTGGACAGCGTGTACGACCATCTGGACAGCCCGATCATCAAGCCCCGTCAGCGGGAAAACCTGCTGGCCTGCCGGGAGGATGCCTACCTCAGCCACACGCTGGGCACCATCCGCACCGATGCTCCCATCGACACAGCGGAAGGGGCCTACAAGG contains:
- a CDS encoding glycosyltransferase family 2 protein — translated: MKATIVIPNINGKGWLKDSIESVYAQTEQDFELIIVDNGSTDESLEQARSYCGRPNFTLIENGTNTGFSHAVNQGIARAKGEYVVMFNNDAFAEPEWLAELIRTAETDPKIFAVQSLMLRHFERELADDAGDYVTWMGFACKTGDGRRASRYTKQKRIFSACGGAALYRKSILEEIGTFDENFFAYFEDVDLSWRANNAGYKCVLCPTAKCYHICGASTGAVKYNAFKSQQSGRNSILLPLKNEPLLMLILNFLPLALGYLLKCYKFHKQGFGEAWDKGMHEAFALLKEGRLGKRPFRLKDLPNYILMELWMVWNMVPYLWYRLVVVRFDLK
- a CDS encoding arsenate reductase family protein, with protein sequence MNIQIFGTSKCFDTKKAQRYFKERGIKFQMIDLKEKEMSRGEFENVARALGGWEQLVNPAAKDKQTLALLDALVDWQKEDKLFENQQLFKTPIVRNGKKATVGYQPEIWKTWE
- a CDS encoding ferredoxin; this translates as MKAFVDPDLCIGCTQCTGICPEVFQMTGILAVAVPGELPPDTVPTAVEAAQACPVSAITISE